A stretch of Gambusia affinis linkage group LG10, SWU_Gaff_1.0, whole genome shotgun sequence DNA encodes these proteins:
- the zgc:103559 gene encoding allantoinase, mitochondrial isoform X2 has product MELGSAVSAVRSNRVLLGNEVSPAVIIIKDGQIHQILSSGNFTEDVGTEVLDVGDSVVMPGVVDCHVHVNEPGRTSWEGFWTATRAAAAGGVTTVVDMPLNSVPPTTTLRNFEEKLQEATGKCFVDVAFWGGVVPGNQRELRPMIKAGVAGFKCFLIHSGVDEFPHVAEFDLHTAMKQLQGTGSVLLFHAEMDVQPTTGNNADESDPCQYDTFLRSRPDVMEVEAIRTVAELCLQYRVRCHIVHLSSAKALKLIQKARQAGAPLTVETTHHYLNLCAETIPAGATQFKCCPPIRGSANQEQLWSALKTGQIDMVVSDHSPCTPDLKKLESGDFTQAWGGISSLQFGLPLFWTSASKRDFQLADVVRLLSRNTAHLSSLGNLKGSLAPGFDADLVIWDPETGFQIEEASIHHKNKMTPYLGSTLQGVVRATVLRGRLVYRDGSFCPEPLGKHLLIPQRTGQAQL; this is encoded by the exons atggagcTCGGATCAGCGGTTAGTGCTGTCAGGAGCAACAGAGTGCTGCTTGGCAATGAAGTGAGTCCAGCTGTCATAATAATTAAAGATGGTCAAATCCACCAAATACTCTCTAGCGGCAACTTTACTGAGGATGTTGGCACTGAG GTGCTGGATGTGGGGGACAGCGTGGTGATGCCAGGAGTCGTAGACTGCCACGTTCACGTGAACGAGCCGGGCCGCACCTCGTGGGAGGGCTTCTGGACAGCCACCAGGGCCGCCGCAGCGGGAGGAGTGACCACCGTCGTGGACATGCCCTT AAACAGCGTCCCTCCAACCACAACGCTCAGAAACTTTGAAGAGAAGCTGCAGGAGGCGACGGGGAAGTGCTTCGTGGACGTAGCCTTCTGGGGCGGAGTTGTTCCTGGAAATCAG CGTGAACTTCGGCCTATGATCAAGGCAGGCGTTGCTGGCTTCAAGTGTTTCCTCATCCACAGCGGTGTTGATGAGTTTCCCCATGTGGCTGAATTTGACCTCCACACGGCCATGAAGCAGCTCCAGGGAACAGGAAGCGTCCTGCTG TTTCACGCAGAGATGGATGTTCAGCCCACAACGGGGAACAACGCTGATG AGTCAGACCCTTGCCAGTACGACACCTTTCTGCGGTCCCGGCCCGATGTCATGGAGGTAGAAGCTATTCGGACCGTTGCAGAACTCTGTCTGCAGTATCG GGTGCGATGCCACATTGTTCACTTGTCATCTGCAAAGGCCCTTAAGCTGATCCAGAAAGCTCGGCAAGCCGGGGCCCCCCTAACGGTGGAGACCACCCATCATTACCTCAACCTGTGTGCAGAAACCATTCCTGCGGGAGCCACGCAGTTTAAGTGCTGCCCTCCCATTCGAGGCTCTGCGAACCAG GAGCAGTTGTGGTCTGCGCTGAAAACTGGACAGATTGACATGGTGGTGTCTGACCACTCCCCCTGCACACCCGACCTTAAGAAACTGGAGAGCGGGGACTTCACGCAGGCGTGGGGAGGGATTTCATCGTTACAATTTG GTTTGCCTCTGTTCTGGACTTCAGCCAGTAAGAGAGACTTTCAGCTGGCTGATGTGGTGAGGCTCCTCAGCAGAAACACAGCCCATCTGAGCAGTCTGGGCAACCTGAAGGGCAGTCTGGCCCCTGGCTTTGATGCCGACTTGGTCATTTGGGATCCAGAGACAGGCTTTCAG ATCGAAGAAGCAAGCATTCACCACAAAAACAAG ATGACCCCGTACCTCGGCTCCACGCTGCAGGGAGTGGTGCGTGCGACGGTCCTGAGGGGCCGGTTGGTGTACAGAGACGGCAGCTTCTGCCCTGAACCTCTGGGAAAGCATCTCCTCATCCCCCAGAGGACGGGTCAAGCACAACTGTAG
- the agxta gene encoding alanine--glyoxylate and serine--pyruvate aminotransferase a, which yields MSPVSVPPPQCLKKRMVVPHRYMFGPGPSNVPRRILEAGAKPVIGHMHPEIFEIMSDIKSGIQYLFQTQNRTTFAVSGTGHTAMECAIFNTVESGETVLVAVNGIWGERAADVGERVGAKVKTIVAPPGGYLTNAEIEKALSEHRPVLFFLAHGESSTGVLHPLDGIGDLCHKYNCLFLVDSVASIGGTPLCMDQQGIDILYTGSQKVLNAPPGTAPISFSERACQKVFSRTTKPVSFFLDLSWLSNYWGCDDKPARIYHHTAPVTALYSLRESLAVLADEGLEKSWDRHQKVAEYFHAGLESLGLKLFVKEKHARLPTVTTIVAPHGYDWKEITAYIMKTHSLEISGGLGPSVGLVLRVGLMGCNSSRVNVDMVLAALKDALKHCHRSKV from the exons ATGTCGCCGGTCTCCGTGCCTCCACCACAATGCCTGAAGAAACGAATGGTTGTTCCTCACCGTTACATGTTTGGACCAGGACCTTCCAATGTACCTCGACGGATTCTGGAAGCCGGAGCCAAGCCGGTCATTGGACACATGCACCCGGAGATATTTGAG ATCATGAGCGACATCAAGAGTGGAATCCAATACCTgttccaaacacagaacaggacAACTTTTGCCGTGAGCGGCACTGGACACACTGCAATGGAGTGTGCCATCTTCAATACGGTGGAGTCTGGGGAAACCGTGCTGGTAGCGGTCAATGGTATCTGGGGAGAGCGGGCAGCCGATGTGGGGGAGAGGGTTG gtgcaaaagtaaaaaccattgtggcgccccctggtggctaCTTGACCAATGCAGAGATTGAGAAG GCTTTATCAGAACACAGACCGGTTCTGTTCTTCCTCGCGCATGGCGAGTCTTCCACAGGAGTCCTGCATCCTTTAGACGGCATTGGCGACTTGTGCCATAA GTATAACTGCCTTTTCCTTGTTGATTCTGTGGCGTCGATAGGAGGCACTCCTCTCTGCATGGACCAGCAAG GGATCGACATTTTGTATACCGGCTCGCAAAAGGTTCTGAATGCCCCTCCTGGTACAGCACCCATTTCATTCAGCGAGAGGGCATG CCAAAAAGTATTCAGTCGCACAACAAAACCTGTGTCGTTCTTCCTGGATTTGAGTTGGCTTTCTAACTACTGGGGATGCGATGACAAGCCAGCAAGAAT ATACCACCACACAGCGCCAGTCACCGCCCTTTACTCCCTGAGGGAGAGCCTGGCTGTGCTTGCTGATGAG GGTCTGGAGAAATCCTGGGACAGACATCAGAAGGTGGCAGAGTATTTCCACGCTGGCCTGGAGAGCCTGGGTCTCAAACTTTTTGTCAAAGAAAAG CATGCAAGACTTCCCACAGTCACCACAATCGTCGCTCCTCATGGATACGACTGGAAAGAGATCACAGCCtacatcatgaaaacacacaGTTTAGAGATTTCTGGAGGATTGGGGCCGTCGGTTGGTTTG GTGTTGCGTGTGGGATTGATGGGATGCAACAGCAGTAGAGTGAACGTTGACATGGTGCTGGCAGCACTTAAAGATGCCCTGAAACACTGCCACCGGAGCAAAGTGTAA
- the dtymk gene encoding thymidylate kinase yields the protein MASKRGALIVLEGVDRAGKTTQCKKLVQALQQSGRPAEMMRFPDRSTTIGQLISAYLEKKSDLEDHTVHLLFSANRWELVPVMKKKLDQGITLVVDRYAFSGAAFTSAKPGFCLDWCKRPDVGLPKPDLVMFLQLNPAEAALRGQFGNERYETSAFQKSVQERFEQLMKDPSVNWKVIDASQNVEEVHADIRTHSLNAINETQNMPLGELWK from the exons ATGGCGTCTAAAAGAGGCGCTCTCATTGTCCTGGAGGGGGTGGACAGAGCCGGGAAGACGACACAGTGCAAGAAGCTGGTTCAGGCGCTGCAGCAGAGCGGCCGACCGGCGGAGATGATGAGGTTTCCCG acagGAGCACAACCATTGGGCAGCTTATCAGCGCCTACCTGGAGAAGAAGAGTGACCTGGAGGACCACACGGTGCACCTCCTGTTCTCTGCGAACCGCTGGGAGCTGGT ACCTGTAATGAAGAAGAAGCTGGATCAGGGCATCACTCTGGTGGTGGACCGATACGCCTTCTCCGGAGCCGCCTTCACCAGCGCCAAGCCG GGCTTCTGCCTGGACTGGTGCAAACGACCCGACGTGGGCCTGCCCAAGCCCGACCTGGTCATGTTCCTGCAACTGAACCCGGCCGAGGCGGCGCTTCGAGGTCAGTTCGGCAACGAACGGTACGAAACAAGCGCTTTCCAGAAATCGGTGCAGGAGAGGTTTGAGCAGCTCATGAAGGATCCGTCGGTCAACTGGAAG gtcattGATGCCTCCCAGAATGTTGAAGAAGTTCACGCCGACATCAGAACACACAGCCTCAACGCCATCAATGAAACCCAGAACATGCCTCTCGGGGAGCTGTGGAAGTGA
- the zgc:103559 gene encoding allantoinase, mitochondrial isoform X1: protein MTYKMYRKESKKQEMELGSAVSAVRSNRVLLGNEVSPAVIIIKDGQIHQILSSGNFTEDVGTEVLDVGDSVVMPGVVDCHVHVNEPGRTSWEGFWTATRAAAAGGVTTVVDMPLNSVPPTTTLRNFEEKLQEATGKCFVDVAFWGGVVPGNQRELRPMIKAGVAGFKCFLIHSGVDEFPHVAEFDLHTAMKQLQGTGSVLLFHAEMDVQPTTGNNADESDPCQYDTFLRSRPDVMEVEAIRTVAELCLQYRVRCHIVHLSSAKALKLIQKARQAGAPLTVETTHHYLNLCAETIPAGATQFKCCPPIRGSANQEQLWSALKTGQIDMVVSDHSPCTPDLKKLESGDFTQAWGGISSLQFGLPLFWTSASKRDFQLADVVRLLSRNTAHLSSLGNLKGSLAPGFDADLVIWDPETGFQIEEASIHHKNKMTPYLGSTLQGVVRATVLRGRLVYRDGSFCPEPLGKHLLIPQRTGQAQL from the exons ATGACGTACAAAATGTATAGGAAGGAAAG taaaaaacaggaaatggagcTCGGATCAGCGGTTAGTGCTGTCAGGAGCAACAGAGTGCTGCTTGGCAATGAAGTGAGTCCAGCTGTCATAATAATTAAAGATGGTCAAATCCACCAAATACTCTCTAGCGGCAACTTTACTGAGGATGTTGGCACTGAG GTGCTGGATGTGGGGGACAGCGTGGTGATGCCAGGAGTCGTAGACTGCCACGTTCACGTGAACGAGCCGGGCCGCACCTCGTGGGAGGGCTTCTGGACAGCCACCAGGGCCGCCGCAGCGGGAGGAGTGACCACCGTCGTGGACATGCCCTT AAACAGCGTCCCTCCAACCACAACGCTCAGAAACTTTGAAGAGAAGCTGCAGGAGGCGACGGGGAAGTGCTTCGTGGACGTAGCCTTCTGGGGCGGAGTTGTTCCTGGAAATCAG CGTGAACTTCGGCCTATGATCAAGGCAGGCGTTGCTGGCTTCAAGTGTTTCCTCATCCACAGCGGTGTTGATGAGTTTCCCCATGTGGCTGAATTTGACCTCCACACGGCCATGAAGCAGCTCCAGGGAACAGGAAGCGTCCTGCTG TTTCACGCAGAGATGGATGTTCAGCCCACAACGGGGAACAACGCTGATG AGTCAGACCCTTGCCAGTACGACACCTTTCTGCGGTCCCGGCCCGATGTCATGGAGGTAGAAGCTATTCGGACCGTTGCAGAACTCTGTCTGCAGTATCG GGTGCGATGCCACATTGTTCACTTGTCATCTGCAAAGGCCCTTAAGCTGATCCAGAAAGCTCGGCAAGCCGGGGCCCCCCTAACGGTGGAGACCACCCATCATTACCTCAACCTGTGTGCAGAAACCATTCCTGCGGGAGCCACGCAGTTTAAGTGCTGCCCTCCCATTCGAGGCTCTGCGAACCAG GAGCAGTTGTGGTCTGCGCTGAAAACTGGACAGATTGACATGGTGGTGTCTGACCACTCCCCCTGCACACCCGACCTTAAGAAACTGGAGAGCGGGGACTTCACGCAGGCGTGGGGAGGGATTTCATCGTTACAATTTG GTTTGCCTCTGTTCTGGACTTCAGCCAGTAAGAGAGACTTTCAGCTGGCTGATGTGGTGAGGCTCCTCAGCAGAAACACAGCCCATCTGAGCAGTCTGGGCAACCTGAAGGGCAGTCTGGCCCCTGGCTTTGATGCCGACTTGGTCATTTGGGATCCAGAGACAGGCTTTCAG ATCGAAGAAGCAAGCATTCACCACAAAAACAAG ATGACCCCGTACCTCGGCTCCACGCTGCAGGGAGTGGTGCGTGCGACGGTCCTGAGGGGCCGGTTGGTGTACAGAGACGGCAGCTTCTGCCCTGAACCTCTGGGAAAGCATCTCCTCATCCCCCAGAGGACGGGTCAAGCACAACTGTAG
- the LOC122838179 gene encoding tetratricopeptide repeat protein 39C-like, with protein MMAGPEQSQQQQQQQKVEEKAEHIDDAEMALQGINMLLNNGFKESDELFKRYRTHSPLMSFGASFVSFLNAMMTFEEEKMQMACDDLKTTEKLCESDSAGVLETIRNKIKKSMDSQMSGVAVVDRLQRQIIVADCQVYLAVLSFVKQELSAYIKGGWILRKAWKMYNKCHSDISQLQESCQQGASGSQESLSADNANHNVENGVTAEALDRLKGSVSFGYGLFHLCISMVPPHLLKIINLLGFPGDRLQGLSSLMYASESKDMKAPLATLALLWYHTVVLPFFALEGSDTHAGLLEAKAILQRKSVVYPNSSLFMFFKGRVQRLECHINSALACFHDALDLASDQREIQHVCLYEIGWCSMIELNFEDAFRAFERLKNESRWSQCYYAYLTGVCQGAAGDLDGANGVFKDVQKLFKRKNNQIEQFAVKRADRLRKVSPTRQLCILGVIEVLYLWKALQNCSSTKLQIMNQVLQSVDEPSCRGLKHLLLGSILKCQGNIRDAVQSFQLAIRDEYGRQINSYIQPYAVYELGCILLAKPETVAKGRSFLLQAKEDFTGYDFENRLHVRIHSALASMKEVVPQ; from the exons ATGATGGCGGGTCCCGAGCagtcccagcagcagcagcagcagcagaaggtgGAGGAGAAGGCAGAGCACATAGATGATGCCGAGATGGCTCTGCAAGGCATCAACATGCTGCTCAACAATGGATTCAAAGAGAGCGACGAGCTTTTCAAGAGATACAG GACACACAGCCCTTTGATGAGCTTCGGAGCGAGCTTCGTCAGTTTTTTG AACGCCATGATGACATTCGAGGAGGAGAAGATGCAGATGGCCTGTGATGATCTGAAGACAACTGAGAAACTCTGTGAGAGCGACAGTGCTGGAGTGTTAGAGACGATTCGAAACAAGATCAAGAAGAGT ATGGACTCCCAAATGTCAGGCGTTGCTGTGGTGGACCGCCTACAGAGACAGATCATTGTTGCTGACTGCCAAGTGTATCTAGCGGTTCTGTCATTCGTCAAACAGGAACTCTCAG CTTATATTAAAGGAGGCTGGATTCTCCGTAAGGCATGGAAAATGTACAACAAATGCCACAGTGACATCAGTCAGCTGCAGGAGAGCTGCCAGCAGGGGGCCTCCGGCAGCCAGGAGTCGCTTTCAGCCGACAACGCCAACCACAACGTGGAGAACGGTGTGACAGCCGAAGCCCTGGACCGGCTCAAGGGCTCCGTCAGCTTCGGCTACGGCCTCTTCCACCTGTGCATCTCCATGGTGCCGCCACACCTGCTCAAGATCATCAACCTGCTCGGTTTCCCTGGAGACCGTCTCCAGGGCCTGTCCTCCCTCATGTACGCGAGCGAGAGTAAGGACATGAAGGCGCCGCTGGCTAC GTTGGCCCTCTTGTGGTACCACACGGTGGTGCTGCCTTTCTTTGCCCTGGAGGGTTCTGACACACATGCCGGGCTGCTGGAGGCCAAAGCCATCCTGCAGAGAAAGTCTGTGGTTTATCCCAACTCTTCCCTCTTCATGTTCTTCAAGGGACGAGTTCAAAGACTGGAG TGCCATATCAACAGTGCTTTGGCCTGTTTCCATGATGCATTAGACCTTGCATCAGACCAAAGAGAGATCCAGCATGTGTGTCTCTATGAGATTG GTTGGTGCAGCATGATAGAGCTGAATTTCGAAGATGCCTTCAGAGCATTTGAGCGATTGAAGAACGAGTCCCGCTGGTCGCAGTGCTACTACGCCTACCTGACCGGAG TGTGTCAGGGTGCTGCAGGGGACCTGGACGGAGCAAACGGAGTTTTCAAAGATGTCCAGAAGCTGttcaagaggaaaaacaaccaGATAGAGCAGTTTGCTGTCAAAAGG GCGGACAGGCTGAGAAAAGTCTCGCCCACCAGGCAGCTGTGCATCCTCGGGGTGATCGAGGTTCTCTATCTGTGGAAAGCGCTGCAGAACTGCTCCTCGACCAAACTGCAGATAATGAATCAAG TGCTGCAGAGTGTAGACGAGCCTTCGTGCAGGGGCCTGAAACATCTCCTCCTCGGTTCCATCCTGAAATGCCAAGGAAACATCAGAGATGCTGTTCAG TCATTCCAGCTAGCCATCAGGGACGAGTACGGACGACAGATCAACTCCTACATCCAGCCGTACGCCGTCTATGAGCTTGGTTGCATACTCCTCGCAAAACCAGAG ACAGTGGCAAAGGGGAGATCATTCCTACTTCAAGCCAAG GAGGATTTCACAGGCTACGACTTCGAAAACCGGCTTCACGTCCGCATCCACTCGGCGCTGGCCTCCATGAAGGAGGTGGTGCCGCAGTGA